The sequence CGCGAGCGAGCCCCAGACCTTCTCGGTCCAGGCCAGATCGGATTCGGAGACGGTGGCGAACGTGTCCACGATCTGGTGGGTCATGGTCTCGTCCGCGCCGCGCAGTGCGCCGATGTCCTTGGGTGCCATCTGTCCTACCCCTCACGCACCGATGCAGGGCGACGATCCTGTCGTACGGCGAAACACTACTTCATGTTTGTCTCATCTCCCAGGCATGGCTGGGCGCACCCGCCAGGACGGTGGCGGGCGCGCCGGCGGCTACTCGACGGTGCGGGCCAGGATGCCGAGGGTGGCCCGCAGAGCGGCCTCGGGGATGACCGGGAAGATCCCCTTGCCGCGGTAGGTCTCCGGGATCTCGGACCAGTCGTAGTACGAGGTCACCCGGGTGCCGCCGTCGCTGGGCTCCAGCCGGTAGCCGTACAGGTGGCGCAGCGGCTCGCCCAGCAGCGCGCCGCCGATCGTCCACTCGATGAGGGCGTCCTGCTCGAACTTCGTGATGATCACCGTGACGTCGTACTTGCCCAGCGGATAGTCGTTGAGCGCCTCGCGGTCCATGTGCACGACGAACTCGTCGCCGACCGCGCTCACCGGCTCCCCGTCGGCAGACTGCAGCATGCCGGAACTGTCGATCTTCACGTGGCCCGCGGGGTCGCTCACCACCGCGAATACCGCCGACGGCGACGCCGCCACCTGCCGGGAGACCTCGAACCGCTCTGTTTCCGTCATGAAGGCCACCCTGCCATGGCGGCATATCGCACGCCACAAACGGACATCGCCCCAGCTCGCGGCCACCGCGCGGCCGGTCCGACGCGCGGTTCCGGCTGCCCCGCCCCGGGACGGTGGGTTGGGTGCCGGTCGTGTGGGGGAGCGGCGCACGAACTGTTTGCCCTGCGTCAGCCCGGCGGACGCGGGTCCGTTGCCGGGTCCTTTCCGGTCGTCCTTAGCGTCCGTGCGGCCTGGTGGTCCGGCCGGGCGGCTGACGAACGGTGGATGCGATGGGTGCGACACGCAGGCAGGTGCTGACCGCCGCGGGGCTGGGACTGCTCGGCGCTGGCCTCGCGCCGGGGCTCGACCAGGCGGCCTGGGCCGGGGCTCCGGCGAGTGGCGGTGCCCAGCCGAGCGGAGCCGTCGCCGGCCTCGGCCCGCTGGCCAAGGCCGGCCCGGAGCTGGCGCTGCCGCCGGGGTTCCGCTACACGTCGTTCGGCGCCGCCGGGACGCGGATGTCCGACGGCCTGGCCACGCCGATCGCGCACGACGGGCAGGCCCTGTTCGCCACCGGCCGGGACACCATCCGGATCCTGCGCAACCACGAGATCGACGCCGACATGCCTGGCGTGAAGCAGCGCAGCCTCGGCCCGCGGGCCGCGTACGACCGGGCGGCCCCGGCGGGGGTGACCTCGTCGTCGTACGACCTGGCGGCCGGCCGCCTGCGGGAGAGCTTCCTCGTGCTCAACGGGACGCTGGAGAACTGCAACGGCTCCCCGACGCCGTGGGGCAGCTGGCTGTCCTGCGAGGAGACGGTCGACGGGACCGGCGCCGGCTACGAGAAGCCGCACGGGTACGTCTTCGAGGTGCCCGCGAGCGCCCGAGGGCCGGTCGAGCCGGTTCCGCTGCGCGCGATGGGCCGGTTCGAGCACGAGTGCGCTCCGGTCGACCCGGCGACCGGGATCGTGTACCTGACCGAGGACAACGGCGACCCCGGCGACGGCCTGTACCGCTTCCTGCCGGACCGGCCGGGCCGGCTCGCCGCGGGCGGCCGGCTGCAGATGCTCGCCGTGCGCGGTGAGCCGACCTACGACACGGAGACCGGCCAGCGCGTCGGCGAGCGGCTGCCCGTCGGCTGGGTCGACATCGCCCACCCGGACCCGGCCGACGCCGAGACCTTCGCCGGCTCGGTGTACAGCCAGGGCCGGGCCCGCGGCGGCGCCCGGTTCCTCGGCCTGGAAGGCGCCGAGTGGGCGAACGGCTCACTGACGTTCGTCGCCTCGGAGGCCGGCGACGCCGGCGAGGGCCAGGTGTGGCGCTACCGGCCGACCGGACGCGACGGCGGCCTGCTGACCCTGCTGTACGAGTCGACCGACGGCAGGGTCCTCGACCAGCCGGACACGATCACGGTCGGCCCGCGCGGCGGCGTCCTGATGTGCGAGGACGGGGACGGCGAGGACGAGGACGGCGGTGACAACTACCTGCGGCTGCTCACCCCGGCCGGCCGGATCGTCGACCTGGCCAAGGTGATCGCTCCGCTCGACCTGCACTACTGGTCGCCGGACGACTTCCCCGCGCCCGGCCCGGTCGGGGCCAGCGAGCTCTCGGGTGTCCGGTTCACCGCCGACGGCCGTCACCTCGTCGTCAACGTGCAGTACCCGGGCCTGACCTGCGTCATCACCGGGCCCTGGCAGAGTCTGCCTAGCTGATCTCGGCGAGGCGCTGCTCGAGGTCGCGGACGGCGGGGACGGACGCGTGCCGGCGCAGCCGGACGCGGACGTCCTCGGCCCGGCGCGCGTTGCGCCGTGACCGGGTGGCCGCGAGCAGCGGCACCGCCTGGGTGGCGAGCGCGCAGCCGGCGTCGACGTCGCCCAGGTCGATCTGCACGCCCGCGCGGCGCAGCAGGTAGGTCGTGCGGTCGCGGGGCTTCTCGGTCGACTGGGCCGCCTGCGCCTGGCTGAGCCAGCCGTCGGCCGACAGCAGGTGCCCGAGGTCGATGTAGCAGCAGCCGACCTGGGCCTGGAACTCGGCGTCGTCGAAGTAGCCGGCCCAGTCCGGCTCGGGCGCGGTGGTCTGGTCGAACGCGGTCTCGGCGACGCCGATCTCGTGCAGGCAGGCGACCTGGTCGCCGAGCGCCGCGTGGGCCCGGGCCTTGCGAAGGTGCATCATCGCGCTGACCCGCCCGCCGGCGCCGTCCGCCGTGTGGACCGCCGCCTCGGCCAGCGCGATCGCCTCGACCGGCCGCGACACGTCCAGGCACTGCAGGGACAGGTTCTTCAGCACGTTCGCGCCGAGCAGGCGGTCGCCGGCGACGTGCGCCGCGTGCAGCGCGGCCAGCCAGTACCGCTGGGCCGCCGTCTGGTACCCGGCGTCGAAGGAGACCCAGCCGGCGAACCGGGCCAGCTCCGCGGCGACCAGGTGCAGCTCGCGACTGATCTGCTCGGTGTAGCGGCCGGCCGAGAGCAGCTCGGCCACCACACCGAGCTCCGCGTCGACGAGCCGGCGCACGCTCGCCCCGCCGAGTCGGTTGTCCATCACGCGCAGGCCGGGCAGGCTGTGCGCGATCCGCGTCACGATCTGCTCGTCGACCAGCCCGCCGTCCAGCGCGCCGGCGAGGTGGGCCGGCTCCAGGCCGAGCCACTGCTCGGCGAGCGCCGCGATCCCGGAGCTGCTGATGGTCAGGAAACCGCGGCGGTCGGCGACGGCGTCCTCGACGACGTCGGTCAGCGCGGTGAGGCTGCCGGCCTGGGTCCACGGGTAGTTGGTGCGGACGTTGTCCCCGGTGGGCAGCCAGGTGGGCCAGGGATGGGAGTCCAGCCGGTCGGTGGGCACGCCGAGCTCGGTCGCCAGCGCGAGCTGGGTCACCCGGTCAGGGACGACGCCACGGTGCTCCCATCGCCATACCTTCTGTCTTTCGGCGGCCATGTTGG is a genomic window of Pseudofrankia inefficax containing:
- a CDS encoding SRPBCC family protein produces the protein MTETERFEVSRQVAASPSAVFAVVSDPAGHVKIDSSGMLQSADGEPVSAVGDEFVVHMDREALNDYPLGKYDVTVIITKFEQDALIEWTIGGALLGEPLRHLYGYRLEPSDGGTRVTSYYDWSEIPETYRGKGIFPVIPEAALRATLGILARTVE
- a CDS encoding alkaline phosphatase PhoX; this encodes MGATRRQVLTAAGLGLLGAGLAPGLDQAAWAGAPASGGAQPSGAVAGLGPLAKAGPELALPPGFRYTSFGAAGTRMSDGLATPIAHDGQALFATGRDTIRILRNHEIDADMPGVKQRSLGPRAAYDRAAPAGVTSSSYDLAAGRLRESFLVLNGTLENCNGSPTPWGSWLSCEETVDGTGAGYEKPHGYVFEVPASARGPVEPVPLRAMGRFEHECAPVDPATGIVYLTEDNGDPGDGLYRFLPDRPGRLAAGGRLQMLAVRGEPTYDTETGQRVGERLPVGWVDIAHPDPADAETFAGSVYSQGRARGGARFLGLEGAEWANGSLTFVASEAGDAGEGQVWRYRPTGRDGGLLTLLYESTDGRVLDQPDTITVGPRGGVLMCEDGDGEDEDGGDNYLRLLTPAGRIVDLAKVIAPLDLHYWSPDDFPAPGPVGASELSGVRFTADGRHLVVNVQYPGLTCVITGPWQSLPS